One window of the Labeo rohita strain BAU-BD-2019 chromosome 9, IGBB_LRoh.1.0, whole genome shotgun sequence genome contains the following:
- the mnx2a gene encoding motor neuron and pancreas homeobox 2a, which translates to MDKSKNFRIDALLSESSQRIVREDSPGLCNDGSDIEPVICKRTENSPPRGFQLQTGVIPKPGMLNISHPGLTSLSQGSMPGMYPSPMYSITALGAQHPTFAYSGFPQPYPEHLKAAAVAGSFPLEHWLRAGLIMPRLADYSGAPQSGLIGKCRRPRTAFTSQQLLELENQFKLNKYLSRPKRFEVATSLMLTETQVKIWFQNRRMKWKRSRKAKEQAAQLETDGCKSGKRENKPKDLSRCSAHDDDEDLDAEEEDEEEEEEEAFRKSINAGVGLPHPSDFLHHSSALSYSSHGSYSDDDLEEIGGDRKIRLGL; encoded by the exons ATGGATAAGTCGAAGAACTTTCGAATAGACGCCCTgttgtcagaaagctctcagcgGATAGTTCGCGAGGACTCCCCGGGACTGTGCAATGACGGCTCTGACATCGAGCCCGTGATATGCAAACGGACAGAAAACTCTCCTCCCCGCGGTTTTCAGCTTCAGACAGGGGTGATACCCAAACCAGGCATGCTGAACATTTCTCACCCCGGATTAACGTCACTTTCCCAAGGGTCTATGCCTGGAATGTATCCCTCACCTATGTACTCAATCACGGCACTTGGAGCGCAGCATCCCACCTTCGCGTATTCTGGTTTCCCGCAGCCGTATCCGGAGCACCTGAAGGCGGCTGCCGTGGCCGGTTCATTTCCTTTAGAACACTGGCTCCGGGCTGGACTCATAATGCCTCGGCTTGCAGACTACAGCG GGGCACCTCAGTCTGGTTTAATCGGAAAGTGCCGGAGACCACGCACAGCTTTTACCAGCCAGCAACTGCTAGAGCTGGAAAATCAGTTCAAACTCAACAAGTACCTATCAAGACCCAAACGCTTTGAAGTGGCCACTTCTCTCATGCTGACTGAGACACAG GTGAAGATTTGGTTCCAGAACCGACGGATGAAGTGGAAGCGCAGCCGTAAAGCTAAAGAGCAGGCCGCGCAGCTGGAAACAGATGGCTGTAAGTCAGGCAAGAGAGAAAACAAGCCCAAAGACCTCAGTCGCTGCAGTGCACATGATGACGATGAGGATCTGGACGCAGAGGAggaagatgaagaagaagaagaggaggaagcGTTTAGAAAGTCTATTAACGCAGGTGTGGGTTTACCTCACCCCTCAGACTTTCTACATCACAGCTCTGCGCTGAGCTACAGCTCCCATGGCTCTTACTCTGACGACGACCTGGAAGAAATCGGAGGAGACCGAAAGATCAGACTAGGGTTATGA